Proteins from a genomic interval of Nematostella vectensis chromosome 5, jaNemVect1.1, whole genome shotgun sequence:
- the LOC116611737 gene encoding uncharacterized protein LOC116611737 isoform X2 translates to MLEDKFLAAEKPSYKGLFQLRRLLYDGTFNTQLSECVGSAFQQEIDLDKSVTLITPKTSLLESFREKENLIAVRYSEKHSGEYYVHVKDFIDRGEFLKLICAFPSDTKYNLGEWKSYSPDEKRKKSEQGDIVAFTFWEKKVIKLHFMNRIVKKVENAEVIPPSAVGATIFEDEKNKKAIGMVTRDSNGDLKPKLFTTEEKRKWTATPQKIKTTGSSLLFEILCVPCSAKLKDINISYLTGNGETTQPTETDEEQPSTSCETDWGKPIQDNMPHTQQAYQARHKQDTSYTAKGSGICLRQQPLKHTVELISLIKINLDTESHFGGDYKSLAGAFRYSSEKINYLKSLQGIQSPTEVLLKAKGHITVGKLMEKLEQIENIAALDEVKTWLKKECECDICKVE, encoded by the exons ATGTTGGAAGATAAATTTTTAGCCGCTGAGAAACCTTCTTATAAAGGTTTATTCCAGCTGCGGCGATTACTTTACGATGGAACTTTTAACACACAATTAAGCGAGTGTGTAGGGAGTGCGTTCCAACAAGAAATAGACTTAGACAAGTCTGTTACACTAATTACTCCAAAAACAAGTTTATTAGAAAGTTTTCGTGAAAAGGAGAATCTGATTGCGGTTAGGTATTCCGAAAAACATTCTGGCGAGTACTATGTGCATGTCAAAGATTTTATTGACAGGGGTGAATTTTTGAAATTGATCTGTGCATTTCCCAGTGATACAAAGTACAATCTGGGAGAATGGAAATCCTACTCCCCCGacgagaaaaggaaaaaatctGAACAGGGCGACATCGTCGCCTTCACATTCTGGGAGAAAAAGGTCATAAAACTTCATTTTATGAACCGTATTGTTAAGAAAGTTGAGAATGCTGAAGTTATACCACCTAGTGCTGTTGGAGCCACAATATTTGAAgatgagaaaaataaaaaagcaattgGAATGGTGACGAGAGACTCAAATGGAGACTTAAAACCAAAACTTTTTACTACAGAAG AAAAGAGGAAATGGACAGCAACAccacagaaaataaaaacaactggATCAAGCCTCTTATTTGAAATCCTATGTGTTCCTTGTTCTGCAAAACTCAAAGATATCA ATATTTCATATCTAACTGGAAATGGTGAGACGACACAACCTACTGAAACAG ATGAAGAACAACCTAGTACTTCTTGTGAAACAGATTGGGGAAAACCAA TTCAAGACAACATGCCACATACACAGCAAGCCTATCAAGCAAGACACAAGCAAGACACAAGCTACACAGCAAAAG GTTCGGGAATATGTCTACGCCAACAGCCCCTGAAACACACTGTAGAACTCATTtctctaataaaaataaatcttgACACCGAAAGTCACTTTGGTGGTGATTATAAAAGTCTGGCAGGAGCGTTTCGTTATAGCTCTGAAAAGATTAATTACTTAAAATCCTTACAAGGTATACAATCGCCAACGGAAGTGCTATTGAAAGCCAAGGGACACAttactgttggaaagctaatGGAAAAACTGGAACAAATTGAGAATATAGCTGCTTTAGACGAGGTAAAGACATGGCTTAAAAAAGAGTGCGAATGTGATATTTGtaaagtagaatag
- the LOC116611737 gene encoding uncharacterized protein LOC116611737 isoform X3, whose amino-acid sequence MLEDKFLAAEKPSYKGLFQLRRLLYDGTFNTQLSECVGSAFQQEIDLDKSVTLITPKTSLLESFREKENLIAVRYSEKHSGEYYVHVKDFIDRGEFLKLICAFPSDTKYNLGEWKSYSPDEKRKKSEQGDIVAFTFWEKKVIKLHFMNRIVKKVENAEVIPPSAVGATIFEDEKNKKAIGMVTRDSNGDLKPKLFTTEDISYLTGNGETTQPTETDEEQPSTSCETDWGKPIQDNMPHTQQAYQARHKQDTSYTAKGSGICLRQQPLKHTVELISLIKINLDTESHFGGDYKSLAGAFRYSSEKINYLKSLQGIQSPTEVLLKAKGHITVGKLMEKLEQIENIAALDEVKTWLKKECECDICKVE is encoded by the exons ATGTTGGAAGATAAATTTTTAGCCGCTGAGAAACCTTCTTATAAAGGTTTATTCCAGCTGCGGCGATTACTTTACGATGGAACTTTTAACACACAATTAAGCGAGTGTGTAGGGAGTGCGTTCCAACAAGAAATAGACTTAGACAAGTCTGTTACACTAATTACTCCAAAAACAAGTTTATTAGAAAGTTTTCGTGAAAAGGAGAATCTGATTGCGGTTAGGTATTCCGAAAAACATTCTGGCGAGTACTATGTGCATGTCAAAGATTTTATTGACAGGGGTGAATTTTTGAAATTGATCTGTGCATTTCCCAGTGATACAAAGTACAATCTGGGAGAATGGAAATCCTACTCCCCCGacgagaaaaggaaaaaatctGAACAGGGCGACATCGTCGCCTTCACATTCTGGGAGAAAAAGGTCATAAAACTTCATTTTATGAACCGTATTGTTAAGAAAGTTGAGAATGCTGAAGTTATACCACCTAGTGCTGTTGGAGCCACAATATTTGAAgatgagaaaaataaaaaagcaattgGAATGGTGACGAGAGACTCAAATGGAGACTTAAAACCAAAACTTTTTACTACAGAAG ATATTTCATATCTAACTGGAAATGGTGAGACGACACAACCTACTGAAACAG ATGAAGAACAACCTAGTACTTCTTGTGAAACAGATTGGGGAAAACCAA TTCAAGACAACATGCCACATACACAGCAAGCCTATCAAGCAAGACACAAGCAAGACACAAGCTACACAGCAAAAG GTTCGGGAATATGTCTACGCCAACAGCCCCTGAAACACACTGTAGAACTCATTtctctaataaaaataaatcttgACACCGAAAGTCACTTTGGTGGTGATTATAAAAGTCTGGCAGGAGCGTTTCGTTATAGCTCTGAAAAGATTAATTACTTAAAATCCTTACAAGGTATACAATCGCCAACGGAAGTGCTATTGAAAGCCAAGGGACACAttactgttggaaagctaatGGAAAAACTGGAACAAATTGAGAATATAGCTGCTTTAGACGAGGTAAAGACATGGCTTAAAAAAGAGTGCGAATGTGATATTTGtaaagtagaatag
- the LOC116611737 gene encoding uncharacterized protein LOC116611737 isoform X1, translated as MLEDKFLAAEKPSYKGLFQLRRLLYDGTFNTQLSECVGSAFQQEIDLDKSVTLITPKTSLLESFREKENLIAVRYSEKHSGEYYVHVKDFIDRGEFLKLICAFPSDTKYNLGEWKSYSPDEKRKKSEQGDIVAFTFWEKKVIKLHFMNRIVKKVENAEVIPPSAVGATIFEDEKNKKAIGMVTRDSNGDLKPKLFTTEEKRKWTATPQKIKTTGSSLLFEILCVPCSAKLKDISNDKKLKFKDNIYSHAEDFINTKEIFPLFSDISYLTGNGETTQPTETDEEQPSTSCETDWGKPIQDNMPHTQQAYQARHKQDTSYTAKGSGICLRQQPLKHTVELISLIKINLDTESHFGGDYKSLAGAFRYSSEKINYLKSLQGIQSPTEVLLKAKGHITVGKLMEKLEQIENIAALDEVKTWLKKECECDICKVE; from the exons ATGTTGGAAGATAAATTTTTAGCCGCTGAGAAACCTTCTTATAAAGGTTTATTCCAGCTGCGGCGATTACTTTACGATGGAACTTTTAACACACAATTAAGCGAGTGTGTAGGGAGTGCGTTCCAACAAGAAATAGACTTAGACAAGTCTGTTACACTAATTACTCCAAAAACAAGTTTATTAGAAAGTTTTCGTGAAAAGGAGAATCTGATTGCGGTTAGGTATTCCGAAAAACATTCTGGCGAGTACTATGTGCATGTCAAAGATTTTATTGACAGGGGTGAATTTTTGAAATTGATCTGTGCATTTCCCAGTGATACAAAGTACAATCTGGGAGAATGGAAATCCTACTCCCCCGacgagaaaaggaaaaaatctGAACAGGGCGACATCGTCGCCTTCACATTCTGGGAGAAAAAGGTCATAAAACTTCATTTTATGAACCGTATTGTTAAGAAAGTTGAGAATGCTGAAGTTATACCACCTAGTGCTGTTGGAGCCACAATATTTGAAgatgagaaaaataaaaaagcaattgGAATGGTGACGAGAGACTCAAATGGAGACTTAAAACCAAAACTTTTTACTACAGAAG AAAAGAGGAAATGGACAGCAACAccacagaaaataaaaacaactggATCAAGCCTCTTATTTGAAATCCTATGTGTTCCTTGTTCTGCAAAACTCAAAGATATCAGTAATGATAAAAAGTTGAAATTTAAGGACAATATATATTCACATGCAGAAGATTTTATAAATACTAAAGAAATATTCCCCTTGTTTTCAGATATTTCATATCTAACTGGAAATGGTGAGACGACACAACCTACTGAAACAG ATGAAGAACAACCTAGTACTTCTTGTGAAACAGATTGGGGAAAACCAA TTCAAGACAACATGCCACATACACAGCAAGCCTATCAAGCAAGACACAAGCAAGACACAAGCTACACAGCAAAAG GTTCGGGAATATGTCTACGCCAACAGCCCCTGAAACACACTGTAGAACTCATTtctctaataaaaataaatcttgACACCGAAAGTCACTTTGGTGGTGATTATAAAAGTCTGGCAGGAGCGTTTCGTTATAGCTCTGAAAAGATTAATTACTTAAAATCCTTACAAGGTATACAATCGCCAACGGAAGTGCTATTGAAAGCCAAGGGACACAttactgttggaaagctaatGGAAAAACTGGAACAAATTGAGAATATAGCTGCTTTAGACGAGGTAAAGACATGGCTTAAAAAAGAGTGCGAATGTGATATTTGtaaagtagaatag
- the LOC125562943 gene encoding uncharacterized protein LOC125562943: MNPGPVKHPCGACGKPTKSNQKAICCDECGHWMHAKCIYMSCESYQRYVDESKLTWICNICAFPNFSSGHFVEDTRLIEENSFAPLADSSLEGTSMNGANDSDLLEPPRCISSSTPVRPTRRGPRNPAKLTCMEINCNSIQSSERAAIFASHVSTHKPDIIFGCESKLSPEDPTAASFPSDYNVFRKERSGSGGGGIFIAVKHDIPSYELPDITTNPEDESLWAAIRCANKKTVYICAFYKPPDAPATRLDFLQESIFKVFSQNKKSHPNIVISGDFNCGDIDWRNDPPSITNHSTASMMQKLLDLISNNALIQHVTKPTRPVSLKTLDLVISSTPALVSDITIHPGMSDHDIVKFNINTKTRRIKTPPHKVYLYNKMDLAALKRDVAKLSEDFTLCCEERSLEKNWSFFEDRLKSAVESHIPYRFTKSKTSLPWITQSVKRQIRKRDRLLSKALKSNNKNSQAWRNYRHQRNHVVKLLKAAHNHYLNTVIGGSLGSNPKKFWSHVKHSRTESRGIPTLRQGNSMFISDKDKAEALNKYFESVFTMDDGVVPDLDPPTCPKISDIPLLRLAYLNS; the protein is encoded by the coding sequence ATGAACCCTGGCCCCGTCAAACACCCTTGCGGCGCTTGCGGAAAGCCTACGAAGTCAAACCAAAAGGCAATATGCTGCGATGAGTGCGGACATTGGATGCATGCTAAATGTATTTACATGTCTTGTGAATCGTACCAGAGATACGTTGATGAGTCGAAACTAACATGGATCTGTAATATATGCGCTTTTCCAAATTTTTCATCGGGACATTTCGTAGAAGACACAAGATTGATCGAAGAAAACAGCTTTGCTCCTCTTGCAGATTCATCTTTAGAGGGCACATCGATGAATGGAGCAAATGATTCTGACCTGCTCGAGCCGCCACGCTGTATATCTTCGAGTACACCCGTGCGGCCTACTCGCCGTGGACCTCGCAATCCTGCAAAGCTAACGTGCATGGAGATCAATTGCAATAGTATCCAAAGCAGTGAAAGAGCAGCTATCTTTGCTAGCCATGTCTCAACACACAAACCCGACATCATATTTGGTTGTGAGTCAAAGCTGTCACCCGAAGATCCTACAGCGGCGAGTTTCCCATCAGATTATAACGTTTTTAGAAAGGAACGTTCTGGTAGCGGAGGAGGTGGAATTTTCATCGCTGTGAAACATGATATTCCGTCGTACGAGCTACCAGACATAACCACAAACCCAGAGGATGAGTCTCTGTGGGCAGCAATCCGTTGCGCCAACAAGAAGACTGTCTATATATGCGCGTTTTACAAGCCCCCTGATGCTCCTGCTACCCGTCTGGATTTCCTACAAGAGTCTATTTTTAAGGTCTTTTCGCAAAACAAGAAATCCCACCCAAACATCGTAATAAGTGGCGATTTTAACTGTGGCGACATAGACTGGCGTAATGATCCACCATCTATTACAAATCACTCAACAGCATCTATGATGCAGAAACTGTTAGACCTGATTTCGAATAACGCCCTCATTCAGCATGTTACTAAACCGACACGCCCAGTTTCTCTAAAGACATTGGACCTTGTGATATCATCCACACCAGCTCTTGTATCTGATATTACAATCCATCCAGGGATGAGCGACCATGACATCGTAAAGTTTAACATCAACACTAAAACCAGGCGGATAAAGACCCCCCCACATAAAGTGTACCTCTATAACAAGATGGACCTTGCGGCCCTTAAGCGCGATGTGGCTAAATTGTCAGAAGATTTCACTCTTTGTTGCGAGGAAAGATCTTTGGAGAAAAATTGGTCCTTCTTTGAAGACCGGTTGAAATCTGCAGTGGAATCGCATATCCCATACAGGTTCACAAAATCTAAAACATCTCTGCCTTGGATAACACAGTCAGTCAAACGTCAAATACGAAAGCGTGACCGCCTTCTATCTAAAGCATTGAAAAGTAACAACAAAAACTCCCAAGCTTGGCGCAATTATCGTCACCAGAGAAACCATGTAGTGAAATTACTCAAGGCAGCCCATAACCACTACTTGAATACAGTGATTGGTGGAAGCCTGGGGTCAAATCCTAAAAAGTTTTGGAGCCATGTCAAGCACTCTAGGACAGAGAGTCGTGGTATTCCCACCTTGCGCCAAGGGAACTCAATGTTTATTTCAGATAAGGACAAGGCAGAGGCATTGAACAAGTATTTTGAGAGTGTTTTCACTATGGACGATGGTGTCGTTCCCGACCTTGACCCTCCAACATGTCCCAAAATTAGTGATATACCATTACTCAGGCTGGCGTATTTAAACAGCTAG